A stretch of DNA from Nerophis ophidion isolate RoL-2023_Sa linkage group LG18, RoL_Noph_v1.0, whole genome shotgun sequence:
GCTACTGGATGTTGGACTCCTGCAGTAAGGACCTCTTCATTGGGGGTGTCTCGGGGAAGCTCCGGTGCAGGAGCGCCAGTGACAAGTTTTCATCCAAAGGAGCAGAAGTCCGTGTGATGTCCACCAGTGCCTCCTTTTACTGGCCGGTACCGCTGCAGACGCCACAAGTACGCACCAATTACTTGAATCCCGGCTTCTCCAGCCACGCCACGCCGCTCCTGCACCAGGGGATGTCTGATAGCGGACCGGGCGGTGCGTCCTTCTCCACATCCTACCCTGCAGCATGCGCCTGGTCTCTGCAGGATCGTTGTCCTCTCGGCGTAGTCTCAGAGGGACATGCCAGATACTTCTGCCCGCAGCAAATACCATGCAATCCATGCCACATTGGGTGCACAATGGACCTGGGGGTATGCTGGGGTGACTTCCAGAAGTACCGCCACCCGGTCTCCCATGCATGTTCTATTTAATAATGAAATATGATTGAAAATATAGCATTTAAAAAAAGCTGAAAGTAATCATGTGACGTTACTCAATTGAACTTATTAAGCATACTGTTATCCTAATAGTTGTTCCTTATTTTCATTTATAAGGTTCTATTTGTATTCCATTCAACATATATTGTGCATCATCTGAAGTACATGCATGTAAGCAATACCAAAGGTTTAATATAACGTTAAAGCTGCTCGTGTCAATACAGTAGTTGAAccttttacttggaaaaaaatcatAGGCGAAAGAAAATTGCTTCTGTTTTGAGGACATTTTGTGTTTGAAATACAACCCGAAAAGGTCAAATTGCTTTTCTGCTGTATTGGTAAATGGCTTTTATGttgcaaaaaacaactttgttttaacTCAAACTTAATTATGTCATAATAGTTCTCATGCTGTGACTTCTTTTTTACCATTATGTGTTGTGAACTTTCTCACTGAGAAGTTGACTTATTTATTAGATTGTGGTGCTCCATAAAAACATAATGTTGACATTATATGCTACTGAACTGTATTCCCACCATAAGACTATTGGTATTGTGTATTCATGAAAA
This window harbors:
- the LOC133537604 gene encoding forkhead box protein G1-like, with the protein product MQTYKVAHSFCHKSSFSISSLLWNDNQEEQRSKTCFPHEKTTTKKEKGEKPPFSYNALIMMAIRQSPEGRLPLSAIYEFIMQNFPFYRNNRQGWQNSIRHNLSLNKCFVKVPRHYDDPGKGSYWMLDSCSKDLFIGGVSGKLRCRSASDKFSSKGAEVRVMSTSASFYWPVPLQTPQVRTNYLNPGFSSHATPLLHQGMSDSGPGGASFSTSYPAACAWSLQDRCPLGVVSEGHARYFCPQQIPCNPCHIGCTMDLGVCWGDFQKYRHPVSHACSI